A single genomic interval of Electrophorus electricus isolate fEleEle1 chromosome 2, fEleEle1.pri, whole genome shotgun sequence harbors:
- the il21 gene encoding interleukin-21 isoform X2 — MRTTSLCVLCVLLAMVCWVETMTAVDKTNHFRSTIKQAMELTKKVKNDTFLSSPTNDIEDCCAQSALQCFSSQLLKIPTTYKTLLRKLNKNLSKSVIVESVGNCSRKERAKVICKSCDSYPMVDNKEFLKNLLSFLQKAFSRLP, encoded by the exons ttgtgtgttctgctggCAATGGTATGCTGGGTTGAAACAATGACTGCTGTGGATAAAACCAACCATTTCAGAAGTACTATTAAACAAGCTATGGAACTTACCAAAAAAGTAAAG AATGACACCTTCCTCAGCTCACCCACCAATGACATTGAG gATTGCTGCGCTCAGTCTGCGCTTCAGTGCTTCAGCTCACAGCTGTTAAAAATTCCAACCACTTATAAGACTCTTCTGCGCAAGCTAAACAAGAATCTGAGCAAGTCCGTCATC GTGGAAAGTGTAGGAAATTGCTCTCGTAAAGAAAGAGCT AAAGTCATTTGCAAGTCTTGTGATTCCTACCCAATGGTTGACAACAAAGAATTTTTGAAGAATTTATTGTCCTTTCTACAGAAG GCTTTCAGTCGACTCCCTTAA
- the il21 gene encoding interleukin-21 isoform X1, translated as MRTTSLCVLCVLLAMVCWVETMTAVDKTNHFRSTIKQAMELTKKVKQNDTFLSSPTNDIEDCCAQSALQCFSSQLLKIPTTYKTLLRKLNKNLSKSVIVESVGNCSRKERAKVICKSCDSYPMVDNKEFLKNLLSFLQKAFSRLP; from the exons ttgtgtgttctgctggCAATGGTATGCTGGGTTGAAACAATGACTGCTGTGGATAAAACCAACCATTTCAGAAGTACTATTAAACAAGCTATGGAACTTACCAAAAAAGTAAAG CAGAATGACACCTTCCTCAGCTCACCCACCAATGACATTGAG gATTGCTGCGCTCAGTCTGCGCTTCAGTGCTTCAGCTCACAGCTGTTAAAAATTCCAACCACTTATAAGACTCTTCTGCGCAAGCTAAACAAGAATCTGAGCAAGTCCGTCATC GTGGAAAGTGTAGGAAATTGCTCTCGTAAAGAAAGAGCT AAAGTCATTTGCAAGTCTTGTGATTCCTACCCAATGGTTGACAACAAAGAATTTTTGAAGAATTTATTGTCCTTTCTACAGAAG GCTTTCAGTCGACTCCCTTAA